In the Streptomyces sp. 3214.6 genome, CGCTACGGCTCGGCGGTCTCGACACCGCCGCGGCCGGAGAGCTCCTGGAAGCCGCCGTCGGTGGGCGGCTGGAGAAGCGGATCCGGGACCGGTTCGTGGCCGAGATGCACGGCAACCCGCTCGCGCTGCTCGAATTCTCCCGCGGCCGCAGCGCGGCGGAGCTGGCCTACGGCCTGGACTCGTCGCGTTCCCCGAGTCTCCAGGGGCCGGTGGTGAGCCGCGTCGAACGCGATTTCGCCAGCCGACTCGGTTCGCTCCCGCCGGAGACCCGGACACTGCTCCTGATCGCCGCGGCGGAGCCGGTGGGTGACGCGCGCCTATTGGTCCGCGCCGCCGCCTCTCTCAAGATCACTCCCCATGCCGCACCGGCCAAGGCGGCCGGTCTGATCGAGTTCGGTGAGTCCGTTCGGTTCCGGCACCCCCTGGTCCGTTCGGCGGTCTACCACGGAGCCGAGCCCGGAGAACGCCGAGCGGTGCACCGGGCACTGGCCGAGGCCACGGATCCGGTCCTGGACCCCGACCGGCGTGCCTGGCACGCCGCCCAGGCCGCCGACGGGCCGGACGAGGAGGTCGCCGCGGGGCTGGAGCAGGCCGCCGGCCGAGCGCGTCAGCGCGGCGGCATGGCCGCCGAGGCGGTACTTCTGGAGCGCGCGGCCGAGGTGACGCCGGACCCCTGGCAGCGGGGGCGCCGAGCCCTCGCTGCCGCCGAGGCGTACTTCTCGGCCGCCGCGCCCGACCGCGCCACGGAACTGGCGACGCTGGCTGAAATGTGTCCCCTCAGCCCCTTGGACCGCGCCCGCCTGGCGCGCCTGCGTGCCAGGATCCTCTTCGCCCGCCACCGCAGCGACGAGGCGGCACCTCTGCTCCTTGACGCCGCCGCACAGTTCGCTGCCGCCGACTCGCCACTGGCACGGGAGACCTACCTCGAGGCGATCAGCGCGACCATCTTCGCAGGCAGGCTCCACGGTCCGACGGGCGCCCGCGCCGCGGCGATCGCGGCCCGCGGGTCCGGGGCACCCTCCTCGGGCTCCGAGGCCGCCGACCTGCTCCTGGACGGTGTAGCCACGCTCCTCACAGGCGATTACGAGACCGGTGGAGCGGCGCTGCGCCGCGCGCTGGAACCTCTTGTACACGAGGACGTCGGCACCCGGGAGGCGACGATGCGTTGGCTTCTCCTGGCCCCGGTCGCACTGGAGGCGTTCATTCACTACGCCTGGGACCTGACCGCGTGGGACATGCTCGCGACTCGTGCGGTGCGCCTGGCTCGTGACATCGGAGCGCTCGGCGCGCTGCCACCGGCACTGGTCTACGCAGGCGGGGTGCACATCCACACCGGCGACTTCGCCGAGGCGGCCCGGATGATGGACGAAGCCGACGCGCTCGCCGCCGCGACGGGCCACGCCCCGCACAAATACGCGACGCTTGTTCTGTCTGGGTGGCGAGGCGACGAGGACGCTGCCATCAGCCTCATCGAAGACGCCAAGGCGACCGCCTCACTGCACGGCGAGGTGGGCCTCCTGGGCGTCTCGGGCTACGTCCAAGGCGTGCTGTTCAACGGCCTGGCGCGCTACGACCAGGCTCTGGTGGCCGCTCGCTCGGGCATCGACCACGACGGGTTCAACTTCACCGGCCTGTCGCTGGTCGAACACGTCGAGGCCGCGACCCGGTGCGGCGAGCTCGGCCAGGCCCGTGCCTCGCTTGCCCGGCTGGTCGAACTCACCCGCGCCGCCGATACCGGCTGGGCCCGTGGCGTCACCGCACGCAGCCATGCTCTCCTCACCGACGGGGACGAGGCCGATGGTCTGTACCGGATCGCGATCGAGGAGCTCGGCCGCGACCGCGTGGCCGTGAAGGTGGAGTTGGCACGCACCCACCTGCTGTACGGCGAGTGGCTGCGCCGGACACGCCGCCGTTCGCTGGCCCGAGAGCACCTTCGCACGGCGCACGAGATGTTCGACGGAATGCGGGCGAACGCGTTCGCCGAGCGGGCCCGCCGCGAGCTGATCGCCACCGGCGAGCACGTCCGGGCGCGGGAAACCAAGCCGGCGAGCGCCCTGACCCCACAGGAGTCGCAGATCGCGACTCTCGCCGCCCGCGGCATGACGAACGCGAAGATCGGCGCGGAGCTGTTCATCAGCCCACACACCGTGGAGTGGCACCTGCGGAAGGTGTACACGAAGCTCGGGATCAACTCACGGCGCGCGCTGCCGGCTGCCATCGCGAGCGCCCGGGCCACGGACACGACAGACGTGAGCGCGGCGCAAACCGGCTGAGGTCGCGGGCCCCGGGGTTGTCCCGGGTCCTCCGGTTTCCCTAGGGGACCCCATGGGGTCCCTACGGACTCGACCACGGGCACCAAGGGCGCGGTGAGCAGTGCTGTGGACCGAGGGTGGAACCAACGCCCTCGATGGGCGCCGCCCACGAAGAGGAGTCCTCGATGTCCGCGCCCAGCCCGGAGGCGACGACGCACGCCGAACCGCCTGTCGCCCAGCCAGCCGAGGACGACCTGGACCTCGCCCTCGACGACTTTCTGGCCCAGCGGACACGGCTGTTCCGCATCGCCTACCAAATCCTCGGCGACGTTTCGGGAGCCGAGGACGTGGTCCAGGAGGTGTGGCTGCGCTGGCAGCTCACCCACCGCGCGTCGATCGAGAATCCGGCCGCGTTCCTGACCACGGCAACGACCCGTCTGGCGATCAACGTGATTCAGTCCGCGTGGCACCGCCACGAAATCCCGGCCGAGTCGCAGTTGGTCGGCCTCGGCGACCGGGCCGCCCAGGATCCCGTGCTGCGTGCTGAGCAAGCCGTGGCCGTCGAGGCGGCATTGGCCCTGCTCATGGCGAGGCTGACGCCGGAGGGGCTGGCCGCCTACCTACTGCGGAAGAGCTTCGACTACGCCTATGCCGATCTTGCGAGATTGCTTCGGATCAGCGCCCCGAACGCACGGGTAATGGTCCACCGCGCGCAAGTCCGCCTGGAATCCGGCCGCGAGCGACCGGTCCCTGCTGAGTCACACCGTCGCCTCGCCGCCGCTTTCCGGACCGCGGTCGGCACCGGTGACCTGGAAGGCCTCATACAACTGCTCGCCCCCGACGGCCACGTGCACCGCCTGCTGCCGCCGACTCCTCGATCGCTTCGTCCGGGTCACCCATCGGCCAGACAAGCGGCATAGGGAACATGGCTGTCACAACGATGGCCGCTGGCCTGTCTACTCGGTACAGGCAAGCGGCGGCGGCTCAACGCCGCTTCCTCCTGCTGGGACGTCGTTCCGGCAGAAGCGGTCGGGCGCTGCGGACAGCATGGAGGCCATCCCCGATGAGTGACGATGCCACGTTGATCACGCAGTGGAACACACTGACCCTTGTCCATCGCCGGATCGAGACCCGGATCGAGCGACACCTTCATCAACATCTGGGCCTGGGGGTCAGCGAGTTCTACGCCCTTCGCGCCTTGTGGGAGGGCGTGCGGGCGGGTACGGGCTTGCTGTACCTCAACGACCTGGCCAACGGGATAGGGCTGAGCCAGTCCGCCACCAGCCGTCTCGTGGCGCGTCTGCGGGACCGCGGGCTGATCACCACGCACACCTCGTTGCACGACCGTCGGAGTGTCGAAACGGAACTCACCGCCGTCGCACACGACGTACTGAGGGTGGGTTCGCCGCTCCTCCACCAGGCGGTCGAGGAGGCCGTGCGGGAACTCGACGCGGGGGACACCGACGAAGACCTGCTCCGCTATCTCCGGGGAAGCACGTACGGCGCGGCCCCTCAACCGGATGAGGAACAAGTCCCCGCACTGGGGTGAGCGGCGGCCCGGTCTCGAGACACCATCGTGTGCGTGACGGCGCCGTGGAAGGGCGCCGGCTGGCGGTGGCCGAGCCCCGTCGCCCCTTGAATGGTTACGACTGGCTCAACTCACCGCCCTGCGGCCGAAGTCAGGAGGGTTGAAGTTCGACCACGACGCGATACCCAGCGGGTTCTGAGGTGATGTGAAGACCGGGATCATCGAACATGCGCCGTAGCGAGGCGAGCCACTCGGGGTCGGCGGTGGCTCTGTCGAGCGCGGTGCCCGAACTCCATTCGGCGATGTGCACGAACCGCACCTCCGGCGCGTCGACGAGCGCCCTGTGCAGGCGGGAGCGAAGAAAACCAGGTTGGGTCGACATGATCCGGGCGTTCTCCCGGTACACGTCGATGAAGTACTCGGCTTCCCCCGCTGGCACCGTGTAGTTCTTGATCAAGGTGACGGGCTCATCAATGTCGGTCTTCGACTGCAAGGATTGACTCATACTTGTGAAGACCGATCACGTCCCGCAGTTGTGACATTGAACTGGCCGTCGGACGCCTTCCACCTCCGAAGAGCCAAGCGGTGCTCTGACCGCAACGCCGCTGCGCGTTCTGACGTCGAGCCCGCGATCGGCTGGAGCCCGTCGGCTCCGCTGTCACAGATCTGGGCATCGCTCGGTCTGGATATACGAGCCGTTGTCGCGACTGACTATGCGGTCACGCTTGGGGCGGACGGCATGGCGTCCGCTCGTGGACATACTGGAGGGTGTTTCTCAGTGTCGGAGAATGCGCATCACGGGCATGGGCACGGTTCATGGGGATGGTGGCGAGGACGGGCCGAGTTGGACCAGGGCGGCGAAGCTGCTGCAGGATGCCGCGCCGATCACCGTTCAGGAGGGTGCCTCGGCCATGACCATTCATGTGCACTGGGAGCCTGGGGACCCCGGCACTCCGCCGCATCGTCACTCCGGCCCGGCGTTCGGGTACGTCACCAAGGGTGCGGTGCGTTTCGAGCTGGAGGGGGAGCCGGAGCGTGTCGTCGAGGCGGGCGGCACGTTCTGGGAGCCGGGCGGTGACGCGATTCATTACCAGGACGGCAACGCCCTGGCCGACGAGACGACCGAGTTCGTGGTCACCATGATGTGCGCGCCGGGCAAGCCCATGCTCGAACTCGTCGAGGAAGAGGAACTCAAGCAGCGCGCCCACCTCCGCGCCCCGCGACCCACCGCCTGACCTCGACTCCGCAAACGTGACCCAGCAGATTGCACCGAGCTGGGACACCATGTGACAACAACCTGGTGACGCACCACCAGGCCCACCCCAGAGCATCAACTGAGTGGATGTGTGGCCCTTTCTCCGGAGGGCGCACAGCCGGCGAATCAATCAAGGTGATCACCATGGCAACCGAGAGTGTTCTGCATCCAAGCCTGATCGTTCCGATCGGGCACGTCGAGCCCGTGCCCCGCCGTATCCGCGGCACGATCGGTGGCCGCGTCGCCTTCGACACCCGCCGTGCCCTGTACGTGTGGGAATGGCAGGCCTACCCTCAGTTCAGCATCCCGATCGAGGACCTTGTGGACGGCGTGCTCCAAGACGACAACCACACGGAACAGCTCGGTGCCGGACCGGCACACCGACACACTCTGCGGGTAGGCCCTCACGTCCGCGCAGGCGCGGCCTGGCTCTGGGGCGAGGGCGCCCCGGGACCCTTGCATGACACCGTACGCTTCGAGTGGGAGGCCCTGGACGCGTGGTTCGAGGAAGACGAGCCCGTCTTCGTTCATCCCAGGAGCCCCTACTCCCGTGTGGACGCCCTGCGTTCCACCAGCAGCGTTCGTGTGGAGCTGGATGGTGTGTTGCTGGCGGAGGCCCCCAATTGTGTGAAACTGTTCGAAACGGGCCTGCCCACCCGTTACTACCTTGATCGCAACTACGTCGACTGGACCCGACTGCGGCATTCAGACACCGTGACCCGATGTCCCTACAAGGGGACGACGAGCAGTTACTGGTCCTTCGACAGCGACAGGTCCTCCCATGAGGACATCGCCTGGGGCTACGACTTTCCGACCATTCACGCCAACCGCATCGCGGGGCTGACTGCGTTCTACAACGAGCACGTCGACCTGTACGTCGATGGTGTCCTACTGCCGAGGTCCACTCACGGCTGACCGTCTGGTTTCGGCTCTTCCGCTTGTGGAGGAGGGCGGCCGCAGGGTCGCGGATACTGC is a window encoding:
- a CDS encoding MarR family winged helix-turn-helix transcriptional regulator: MSDDATLITQWNTLTLVHRRIETRIERHLHQHLGLGVSEFYALRALWEGVRAGTGLLYLNDLANGIGLSQSATSRLVARLRDRGLITTHTSLHDRRSVETELTAVAHDVLRVGSPLLHQAVEEAVRELDAGDTDEDLLRYLRGSTYGAAPQPDEEQVPALG
- a CDS encoding antibiotic biosynthesis monooxygenase family protein, which translates into the protein MQSKTDIDEPVTLIKNYTVPAGEAEYFIDVYRENARIMSTQPGFLRSRLHRALVDAPEVRFVHIAEWSSGTALDRATADPEWLASLRRMFDDPGLHITSEPAGYRVVVELQPS
- a CDS encoding helix-turn-helix transcriptional regulator, producing MIASPLPDLVGRHRECAVLDDLLVGLREGGSRVLVVRGEAGIGKSVLLEYVAAQASRVKVTWARGIEADMELPYASLHQLCAPFLDELEELPGPQRDALRVAFGMAAGDPPDRFLVGLAVLTLLTRASETRPVLVLVDDAQWLDQVSLQTLEFVARRLLAEAVAMAFAVRDPEGQAALSGLPALRLGGLDTAAAGELLEAAVGGRLEKRIRDRFVAEMHGNPLALLEFSRGRSAAELAYGLDSSRSPSLQGPVVSRVERDFASRLGSLPPETRTLLLIAAAEPVGDARLLVRAAASLKITPHAAPAKAAGLIEFGESVRFRHPLVRSAVYHGAEPGERRAVHRALAEATDPVLDPDRRAWHAAQAADGPDEEVAAGLEQAAGRARQRGGMAAEAVLLERAAEVTPDPWQRGRRALAAAEAYFSAAAPDRATELATLAEMCPLSPLDRARLARLRARILFARHRSDEAAPLLLDAAAQFAAADSPLARETYLEAISATIFAGRLHGPTGARAAAIAARGSGAPSSGSEAADLLLDGVATLLTGDYETGGAALRRALEPLVHEDVGTREATMRWLLLAPVALEAFIHYAWDLTAWDMLATRAVRLARDIGALGALPPALVYAGGVHIHTGDFAEAARMMDEADALAAATGHAPHKYATLVLSGWRGDEDAAISLIEDAKATASLHGEVGLLGVSGYVQGVLFNGLARYDQALVAARSGIDHDGFNFTGLSLVEHVEAATRCGELGQARASLARLVELTRAADTGWARGVTARSHALLTDGDEADGLYRIAIEELGRDRVAVKVELARTHLLYGEWLRRTRRRSLAREHLRTAHEMFDGMRANAFAERARRELIATGEHVRARETKPASALTPQESQIATLAARGMTNAKIGAELFISPHTVEWHLRKVYTKLGINSRRALPAAIASARATDTTDVSAAQTG
- a CDS encoding sigma factor, with protein sequence MSAPSPEATTHAEPPVAQPAEDDLDLALDDFLAQRTRLFRIAYQILGDVSGAEDVVQEVWLRWQLTHRASIENPAAFLTTATTRLAINVIQSAWHRHEIPAESQLVGLGDRAAQDPVLRAEQAVAVEAALALLMARLTPEGLAAYLLRKSFDYAYADLARLLRISAPNARVMVHRAQVRLESGRERPVPAESHRRLAAAFRTAVGTGDLEGLIQLLAPDGHVHRLLPPTPRSLRPGHPSARQAA
- a CDS encoding DUF427 domain-containing protein translates to MATESVLHPSLIVPIGHVEPVPRRIRGTIGGRVAFDTRRALYVWEWQAYPQFSIPIEDLVDGVLQDDNHTEQLGAGPAHRHTLRVGPHVRAGAAWLWGEGAPGPLHDTVRFEWEALDAWFEEDEPVFVHPRSPYSRVDALRSTSSVRVELDGVLLAEAPNCVKLFETGLPTRYYLDRNYVDWTRLRHSDTVTRCPYKGTTSSYWSFDSDRSSHEDIAWGYDFPTIHANRIAGLTAFYNEHVDLYVDGVLLPRSTHG